The genome window GATTGGCGAATAGAATTAGTCAATCTTGCAAAAATTCAcaccgtttttttcattcgagacgttttaaattttgaaaaaagttgatttcACTCTCAATATCAAAGTGTCATTACCTTCCcctgaagaaagaaaaagtaggGTGACTCGATCATCCACCAGCGTAACGAAGCGAGAAAGAACGTCGCCAGGCAGATCATGATGAGCGCAATCGTCCGAAGAAAAGTTACGAAAGTTAGGCAGCTTCCAAAGAGACCACCAGCATACATGCCAGCCGCACCAAGAGCCCAGATAGAGCCCCGTGTACGAGGCAACGAAATTTCGCTGACGTAAAGTGCGCTCGTCGATACAAAAATTCCTGCGGCCAATCCAGCGATCGCTGAAACTAAAGTCAGTTCCTGCAAAAACGACCAAGTCAAACTACTCGTAAtttcagaagaaaatttgcaCTTCTTTGAGTGAAAATGAGCTCAACTCATTGTCACAAACGACGGGCACCACTTTTTCAACTGATTCTTACTTTATCTCCTTCGAAAGCAAAAAGGATGACCCAGAATACGAAATTCGAGGTAGAGGCCaatgcgaatgaaaattttcgaccGTAGGTATCGGCGAAACAACACGGCAACAGAGCGCCAACGGAACTACCGCAATTCATTATCATCTGACCCGTTGAAACATCGTCCAATGCAGTATTCAAACAATTTCCGCTACAATAAAGCAGGATCAAATAACTCAGAGATGATTCCGGCCAGTCCAGGGTCAATCCAATGCAAACCGATCCTAAACAGACTTGAGAAAAATATGCAATCGGATGAAACTCAACTTTGCGAGCAGAAGTTCCGGAATCGTTCGATATCCGAGAGCAACATCGACTACGAACTAAATCAATGAATTCAAATTGTTGGATGTGCGCAGTTTCGGATGACCTTTGATCCTCTCCCGAGTaaaacaattttcgaaaaaactcttctacaaattttcaaataaaaactcttcattttttacttgttttcAGAAACAAACTTGTCGATGGTATGGGATAATAGAAATTGCTCGAAAATACTTACGTGACCCAAGAGATAGATTGCGTTTTAGTTTTCCAGTTCGTTGATAGAACGATTCGAAAATCTGCATACTTGATAATCGTAGAGCCATTGTGACctgtaaactttttgaaaattgatgaactTGGCACGGCGAGCACGA of Venturia canescens isolate UGA chromosome 6, ASM1945775v1, whole genome shotgun sequence contains these proteins:
- the LOC122412550 gene encoding uncharacterized protein: MALRLSSMQIFESFYQRTGKLKRNLSLGSLCLGSVCIGLTLDWPESSLSYLILLYCSGNCLNTALDDVSTGQMIMNCGSSVGALLPCCFADTYGRKFSFALASTSNFVFWVILFAFEGDKELTLVSAIAGLAAGIFVSTSALYVSEISLPRTRGSIWALGAAGMYAGGLFGSCLTFVTFLRTIALIMICLATFFLASLRWWMIESPYFFFLQGKTLHAKVALKKLRGARTVLEIDPEYKTIELFFHISQDVSAMKGSRNSFFSVTSRKRRNPALVLIFLCITQMVGAYGINDNAKMLLDRELPAYRRMILSSSNFVSLLTWFFVIDRINRRSVLLVISVFGSSLTCLILALITLVGSRVDNYYGCYSTLLPASLLVLYYMVSTLGLTPISCLFCQAKYFHLVTERLPFASAYLSSICHR